A section of the Clostridium omnivorum genome encodes:
- the namA gene encoding NADPH dehydrogenase NamA — protein sequence MSKLFCSYTLKDIELKNRIVMAPMCMDSSEDGYVNDWHFIHYGTRAIGGVGLIIVEATGIEPGGRITDKDLGIWDDSQIDGLKKIVDNCHKNGSKIGIQINHSGRKSEVTSHPIIAPSAIAFNDSYRVPSEMTKADIKTTVHQFKAASERALKAGFDLLEIHGAHGYLISQFLSPLTNKRTDEYGGTPENRVRFLREVIREVKTVWPETKPLLLRISAEDYNEGGNNSKVMAQLINLIKAEGIDMVDVSTGGVVPAKINTYPGYQIKPSEIIKNNCGIPTIAGGLITDALMAEEVLNNNRADLVFLGRELLRNPYWPLTAAKMLDENITWPIQYERSKSVRKGGF from the coding sequence ATGTCGAAGTTATTTTGTAGTTATACACTTAAGGATATTGAACTTAAAAATAGAATAGTAATGGCTCCCATGTGCATGGATTCATCAGAAGATGGATACGTTAATGACTGGCACTTTATACATTATGGCACAAGAGCTATTGGTGGCGTAGGGCTTATTATTGTAGAAGCTACCGGAATTGAGCCAGGTGGCAGAATCACTGATAAGGATTTAGGTATTTGGGATGATTCTCAAATTGATGGACTAAAAAAAATAGTTGATAACTGTCATAAAAATGGTTCAAAAATAGGTATACAAATTAATCATTCTGGGAGAAAATCAGAGGTTACTTCACACCCAATAATTGCACCTAGTGCTATAGCCTTTAATGACAGCTATAGGGTTCCTTCTGAAATGACTAAAGCTGATATTAAAACTACTGTTCATCAATTTAAAGCAGCATCAGAGAGAGCTCTTAAAGCAGGCTTTGATTTGCTTGAAATTCATGGAGCTCATGGCTACTTAATAAGTCAGTTTTTATCACCATTAACCAATAAGAGAACTGATGAATATGGTGGAACACCTGAAAACAGAGTAAGATTTCTTAGAGAAGTTATAAGAGAGGTTAAAACTGTGTGGCCAGAAACTAAGCCTCTACTTTTAAGAATCTCTGCTGAAGACTATAATGAAGGCGGAAATAACTCTAAAGTAATGGCACAACTTATAAATCTTATAAAGGCTGAAGGAATTGATATGGTTGATGTGAGCACTGGTGGTGTGGTTCCTGCCAAAATCAATACATACCCTGGATATCAAATTAAGCCTTCTGAAATTATAAAAAACAATTGCGGTATACCAACTATTGCCGGTGGTCTTATTACTGATGCTCTAATGGCGGAGGAAGTATTAAATAATAACAGAGCAGATCTAGTATTTCTTGGCAGAGAGCTTCTCAGAAACCCTTATTGGCCACTAACAGCTGCTAAAATGCTTGATGAAAATATCACTTGGCCTATTCAGTATGAAAGGAGTAAATCAGTTAGAAAAGGCGGATTCTAA
- the yfcE gene encoding phosphodiesterase, with protein MKLFFISDIHGSAFYTKKALENFKKENADFIVILGDELYHGARNPLPPEYNTKEVTQLLNEYADKIIAIRGNCDSEVDQMVLEYPMMADYSIILYNGRRLFLTHGHIFDEDNLPKLNPGDVFLYGHYHVPKAEKKGDIYIINPGSITFPKEDSPNTYAVLENNTFTIKDLEGKVYKTLDLS; from the coding sequence ATGAAACTATTTTTTATATCAGATATACATGGTTCAGCATTTTACACAAAAAAAGCTTTAGAGAACTTTAAAAAAGAAAATGCAGATTTTATTGTTATATTAGGTGATGAGTTATATCATGGAGCAAGAAATCCTTTGCCGCCAGAGTACAATACAAAGGAAGTTACACAGCTCCTTAATGAATATGCGGATAAAATTATTGCCATAAGAGGTAACTGTGATAGTGAGGTAGATCAAATGGTTTTAGAATATCCAATGATGGCGGATTACTCTATAATTTTGTATAATGGCAGGCGTTTATTCCTAACTCACGGTCATATATTTGATGAAGATAATCTTCCAAAGCTTAATCCTGGGGATGTGTTCTTGTATGGACATTATCATGTTCCTAAAGCTGAAAAGAAAGGGGATATTTATATAATAAACCCTGGTTCCATAACATTTCCAAAAGAGGATAGTCCTAATACATATGCTGTACTTGAGAATAATACATTTACTATAAAGGATTTGGAGGGAAAGGTATATAAAACTTTAGATTTATCATAG
- a CDS encoding ABC transporter permease, whose product MRQYIVRRLLQMIPVLVGVSLVIFLIFAMAPGDALSDSADLKMSPEAKQELRHKMHLDEPKLVQYGYWASGALKGNLGDSFRYQQPVTKVINTYIWNSFILSLLSFVVSILIAIPIGVVSATKQYSGFDYLFTILALVGISIPAFFFAYMLIKWFAVDIKLFPVSGMTTPGSALTGVAKAGDVMHHMFLPFIVLTLINVAEIMRYTRSSMLEVIRQDYIRTARAKGLKEKVVIYKHALRNGLIPVITILGMWLPALFGGAIMTEQIFNWPGIGPITLISVYGRDYPLLMGINMLLAVLTLLGNLIADVTYALVDPRIRLK is encoded by the coding sequence ATGAGGCAGTATATAGTTCGAAGATTATTGCAGATGATACCTGTGCTTGTAGGTGTATCGCTGGTTATATTTCTAATTTTTGCAATGGCTCCTGGAGATGCACTTTCTGACAGCGCAGACTTAAAGATGTCTCCAGAAGCAAAACAGGAACTTAGACATAAAATGCATTTGGATGAACCAAAATTAGTTCAATATGGCTATTGGGCATCAGGTGCCTTAAAGGGAAATTTAGGAGATTCTTTTAGATATCAACAACCTGTCACAAAAGTAATAAATACTTATATATGGAATTCTTTTATTTTATCCTTGCTTTCTTTTGTGGTTAGTATTTTAATTGCAATTCCTATTGGAGTTGTATCTGCAACTAAGCAATATTCTGGATTTGATTACTTATTTACTATTTTGGCTTTGGTAGGCATTTCCATACCTGCTTTCTTCTTTGCTTATATGCTTATCAAATGGTTTGCTGTAGATATAAAACTATTTCCAGTATCAGGTATGACAACGCCAGGAAGTGCACTAACAGGGGTAGCTAAAGCTGGAGACGTAATGCACCACATGTTCTTACCGTTTATAGTGTTAACACTTATAAATGTGGCGGAAATAATGAGGTATACCCGTTCAAGTATGCTTGAAGTTATAAGGCAAGATTATATAAGGACAGCAAGAGCAAAGGGATTAAAGGAAAAGGTTGTTATTTATAAGCATGCACTTAGAAATGGCTTAATCCCGGTTATAACAATTTTGGGAATGTGGCTGCCTGCGTTATTTGGAGGAGCTATTATGACTGAACAAATTTTCAATTGGCCTGGAATAGGACCTATAACCTTAATATCGGTATATGGAAGAGATTATCCACTGTTAATGGGCATAAACATGCTGCTTGCTGTACTTACATTATTAGGTAATTTGATAGCAGATGTTACCTATGCTTTGGTAGATCCTAGAATAAGACTTAAGTAG
- the opp4C gene encoding oligopeptide ABC transporter permease, with translation MEVKLNAGTKVKSKDEVLSPWKVVWRRLKRNKLAVVGGYILIFIILFSFVGPFLSPYKNETTHLADAMKEPSLRHFLGTDEVGRDLFTRLMYAGRISLSVGIVAVLIEVLIGSILGAISGFYGGIVDGIIMRIVDVFMCCPHLPLLIMLGAVMSDLKVPPQYRMYVVMLIIGFLSWAGLCRIVRAQILSLREQEFMQAAEALGLRDRRKIFKHLLPNTFASIIVAATLGIAGAILTESSLSFLGLGVTPPTPSWGTMIQAVSNTYVLRHQPWIWMPPGICIFLTVMAINLFGDGLRDALDPKLKR, from the coding sequence ATGGAGGTTAAGCTTAATGCTGGTACTAAGGTAAAGTCAAAGGATGAAGTTCTAAGCCCATGGAAAGTAGTTTGGAGGAGACTAAAGAGAAATAAGCTGGCAGTAGTAGGAGGTTATATATTAATATTTATAATTCTTTTTTCCTTTGTTGGCCCGTTTCTTTCTCCATATAAGAATGAAACAACTCATCTGGCTGATGCTATGAAGGAACCTTCTTTAAGACACTTTTTAGGAACTGATGAAGTTGGAAGAGACTTATTTACAAGGCTAATGTATGCAGGTAGAATATCACTTTCAGTAGGTATAGTTGCAGTTTTGATTGAAGTACTTATTGGAAGTATACTTGGAGCAATATCAGGATTTTATGGAGGAATTGTAGATGGAATTATAATGAGAATAGTGGACGTGTTTATGTGCTGTCCACATCTGCCACTGCTTATAATGCTCGGAGCAGTTATGTCCGACTTAAAGGTGCCGCCGCAGTATAGAATGTATGTGGTTATGCTTATAATTGGCTTTTTAAGCTGGGCTGGATTGTGCCGTATTGTTAGAGCTCAGATATTATCACTGAGAGAGCAAGAATTTATGCAGGCCGCTGAAGCACTAGGACTAAGGGATAGAAGAAAAATTTTCAAACATCTATTGCCTAACACTTTTGCTTCCATAATAGTAGCTGCAACTTTAGGAATAGCTGGAGCAATTCTTACAGAATCTTCACTTAGCTTTCTTGGACTTGGAGTTACACCACCAACACCGTCTTGGGGGACTATGATTCAGGCTGTTAGTAATACTTATGTATTAAGACATCAGCCTTGGATATGGATGCCGCCTGGAATATGTATCTTTTTAACTGTTATGGCTATTAATTTATTTGGTGATGGATTAAGAGATGCATTAGATCCTAAGCTAAAAAGATAA
- a CDS encoding TIGR00266 family protein, whose product MDGRYINAHDIDFKIYGDDMQFVEIELDPKESVIAEAGAMMMMTQGIQMETIFGDGSGADQGGLMGKLFGAGKRVITGESLFMTLFTNSEQGKQQVSFAAPYPGKIIPMDLSTLGGKIICQKDAFLCAAKGVSIGIDFRKKLGVGFFGGEGFIMQRLEGDGLAFLHAGGTIIEKKLQYGETLRVDTGCLVAMTKDINYDIQYVGKIKTAFFGGEGLFFASLQGPGTVWIQSLPFSRLADKVLSAASFNGHRKDEGSILGGLGNLFDGN is encoded by the coding sequence ATGGACGGTAGATACATAAATGCGCATGACATTGATTTTAAAATTTATGGGGATGATATGCAATTTGTAGAAATTGAACTTGATCCTAAGGAAAGTGTAATTGCTGAAGCTGGGGCAATGATGATGATGACTCAAGGAATCCAAATGGAAACCATTTTTGGAGATGGTTCTGGAGCTGATCAAGGAGGACTCATGGGTAAACTTTTTGGTGCAGGGAAAAGGGTCATCACAGGAGAAAGTTTATTTATGACACTATTTACTAATTCAGAACAGGGTAAGCAGCAAGTATCTTTTGCGGCTCCATATCCAGGGAAAATAATACCTATGGATTTAAGTACTCTAGGTGGAAAAATAATTTGCCAAAAGGATGCATTTTTATGTGCTGCAAAAGGTGTATCAATAGGTATAGATTTTAGGAAAAAACTTGGGGTAGGATTCTTCGGAGGCGAAGGTTTTATAATGCAAAGGCTTGAAGGCGATGGACTGGCATTTCTGCATGCAGGCGGAACAATAATTGAAAAAAAGCTTCAGTATGGTGAAACACTAAGAGTTGATACAGGATGCCTTGTAGCTATGACTAAAGATATTAATTATGATATTCAATATGTAGGTAAAATAAAGACAGCCTTTTTTGGAGGCGAAGGATTATTTTTTGCTAGTTTACAGGGGCCTGGTACAGTTTGGATACAGTCTTTACCATTTAGCAGACTTGCAGATAAAGTATTATCTGCTGCATCCTTCAATGGGCATAGAAAAGATGAAGGAAGTATATTAGGAGGCCTTGGAAATTTGTTTGATGGTAATTAA
- a CDS encoding ABC transporter ATP-binding protein has translation MSNTLVEFKNLKTHFFTEDGVVKAVDDVSFKIKQGETIGVVGESGCGKSVTAMSLMRLIPNPPGEIVGGEIIFDGKSILNISEDEMREIRGNAISVIFQEPMTSLNPVFTVGQQISEVIILHQKLDKQQAEKKSIDMLKLVGIPRAEEIIKCYPHELSGGMRQRVMIAMAMACNPKLLIADEPTTALDVTIQAQILDLMKEIKEKLGTSIMLITHDLGVIAEMADYVVVMYAGKVVEEAPVIELFKNPMHPYTLGLLQSKPILNQNRERLYSIPGQVPNPIGLPNDCHFCTRCSKNIKMCSEKIPPLIDVGNNHKVACWLYQR, from the coding sequence ATGAGTAATACATTAGTTGAATTTAAAAACTTAAAAACCCACTTTTTTACTGAAGATGGAGTTGTAAAGGCAGTAGATGATGTTAGCTTTAAGATAAAGCAAGGAGAAACTATAGGTGTAGTTGGTGAATCAGGCTGTGGAAAGAGTGTAACAGCAATGTCACTTATGAGACTCATACCAAATCCTCCAGGTGAAATAGTGGGAGGAGAAATAATTTTTGATGGAAAGAGTATTTTAAACATAAGTGAAGATGAAATGAGAGAAATTAGAGGAAATGCAATATCAGTTATATTTCAAGAACCTATGACGTCTCTAAATCCGGTGTTTACGGTAGGTCAGCAGATAAGTGAGGTTATAATACTTCACCAAAAACTAGATAAACAGCAGGCAGAGAAAAAATCGATTGATATGCTTAAGCTAGTTGGAATACCTAGAGCTGAAGAGATTATAAAATGTTATCCACATGAATTAAGCGGAGGTATGAGGCAAAGGGTTATGATAGCTATGGCAATGGCATGTAACCCAAAGCTTTTAATAGCTGATGAACCAACCACTGCACTTGATGTTACAATTCAAGCCCAAATATTAGATTTAATGAAAGAGATAAAAGAAAAGCTAGGTACTTCAATCATGTTAATAACTCATGATTTGGGTGTAATAGCTGAAATGGCAGATTATGTAGTTGTAATGTATGCGGGTAAAGTAGTAGAAGAAGCGCCAGTTATTGAACTATTTAAAAATCCTATGCATCCTTATACCTTAGGACTGCTTCAGTCAAAGCCAATTTTAAATCAAAATAGAGAAAGACTTTATTCTATACCTGGGCAGGTACCAAATCCTATTGGACTTCCAAATGATTGTCACTTTTGTACCAGGTGCAGTAAAAATATAAAAATGTGCTCTGAAAAGATTCCGCCATTAATAGATGTAGGAAATAATCATAAGGTAGCTTGTTGGCTTTATCAACGCTAG
- a CDS encoding ABC transporter ATP-binding protein, with amino-acid sequence MSEEILRVDHLKKYFPIKAGVFQKTVGNVKAVDDVSFSLRKGETLGLVGESGCGKSTTGRTILRLLEKTEGSVYFKNNDIFKIKKDELRKLRPKMQIIFQDPYSSLNPRMTVGEIIGEALIDHGMASKKEITDRVMEVIELCGLAPYHVKRYPHEFSGGQRQRIGIARALILNPEFIVADEPVSALDVSIQSQIINLLSDLQQKMGFSYLFISHDLSVVKHISHRVGVMYLGSLVELAGKDELYENPLHPYTKALLSAVPIPDPTLKRDRIILKGDIPSPANPPKGCKFHTRCPYAKEICASEVPEYREVAGDHFVACHIV; translated from the coding sequence ATGAGTGAAGAAATTCTTAGAGTAGATCATTTAAAAAAGTATTTTCCTATTAAGGCAGGAGTATTTCAGAAGACCGTAGGAAATGTTAAGGCGGTTGATGATGTTTCTTTTTCACTTAGAAAAGGAGAAACTTTAGGGCTTGTTGGAGAGTCTGGTTGTGGAAAAAGCACTACTGGAAGAACCATTTTAAGACTTTTAGAAAAAACTGAAGGAAGTGTATATTTTAAGAATAATGATATTTTTAAAATAAAAAAAGATGAATTAAGAAAATTAAGGCCAAAGATGCAAATAATTTTTCAAGATCCATATAGTTCACTTAATCCAAGAATGACAGTAGGTGAAATAATCGGTGAGGCTCTTATAGACCATGGTATGGCATCAAAGAAAGAAATTACTGATAGAGTGATGGAGGTTATTGAGCTCTGTGGCCTAGCACCATACCATGTAAAAAGATATCCACATGAATTTTCAGGAGGACAGAGACAGAGAATTGGTATAGCAAGAGCACTTATATTGAATCCAGAATTTATAGTTGCAGATGAACCAGTATCTGCACTAGATGTTTCAATTCAGTCTCAAATCATAAATCTTTTAAGTGATTTACAGCAAAAAATGGGCTTTTCATATTTATTTATATCTCATGATTTAAGTGTAGTAAAGCATATAAGTCATAGAGTAGGGGTTATGTATTTGGGATCTTTAGTAGAACTTGCTGGAAAGGACGAACTTTATGAAAATCCACTGCACCCTTATACAAAGGCATTACTTTCAGCAGTTCCAATACCGGACCCTACCTTAAAGAGGGATAGAATAATTTTAAAAGGAGATATACCAAGCCCTGCCAATCCGCCAAAGGGCTGCAAGTTCCATACTAGGTGCCCTTATGCTAAAGAAATATGCGCAAGTGAAGTTCCAGAATATAGAGAAGTAGCAGGAGATCATTTTGTAGCATGTCATATTGTATAA
- a CDS encoding DMT family transporter → MNKQELKSNIYFFLAAAIWGFAFVAQRVGAKYLGAFTFNGVRFAMGSLSLIPLLIYFKKNEKQTHEKKVNYKYELKAGAIAGCILFLASTLQQLGIYETTAGKAAFITGLYIVLVPILGLFLKHHTKLNTWIGAILAVIGLYFLSVNESFFISRGDFLEIVGAFFWAAHILLIDYFTKKVDAVKLSFIQFATCSILSMIIALLTEDITMYGLTKAIIPLLYGGICSVGIAYTLQAVGQKHAKPSHAAIILSFESVFACIGGILLLNESLNLRGFLGCSLMLCGMLLSQLKVSIRHSNKSN, encoded by the coding sequence GTGAATAAGCAGGAATTAAAATCAAACATTTACTTTTTTCTGGCGGCTGCAATATGGGGATTTGCCTTTGTAGCGCAAAGGGTAGGGGCTAAATATTTAGGTGCATTTACTTTTAATGGTGTTAGATTTGCTATGGGAAGTCTTTCGCTAATACCCTTACTTATTTATTTTAAGAAGAATGAAAAGCAAACTCATGAAAAGAAAGTTAATTATAAATATGAACTAAAGGCAGGAGCTATAGCTGGCTGCATACTTTTTTTAGCTTCTACGCTGCAGCAATTGGGAATTTATGAAACTACAGCTGGAAAAGCAGCCTTTATAACAGGCTTATATATTGTCCTTGTGCCTATATTAGGTTTGTTTCTAAAGCATCATACTAAATTGAACACTTGGATTGGTGCAATACTGGCTGTAATTGGTTTATACTTCTTAAGTGTAAATGAAAGTTTCTTTATTTCAAGAGGAGATTTTTTAGAAATAGTTGGTGCATTTTTTTGGGCTGCTCATATATTACTTATAGATTATTTTACAAAAAAGGTAGACGCAGTGAAGTTATCCTTTATTCAATTTGCCACCTGCTCTATATTAAGCATGATTATAGCTCTATTAACAGAAGATATAACTATGTATGGATTAACCAAGGCAATAATACCACTTCTTTATGGCGGCATATGCTCAGTTGGGATTGCTTATACTCTTCAGGCAGTAGGACAAAAACATGCAAAGCCTTCTCACGCTGCTATTATTTTAAGTTTTGAGTCTGTTTTTGCGTGCATAGGAGGAATATTGCTACTGAATGAGAGTCTTAATTTAAGAGGATTTTTAGGATGTTCGCTTATGCTTTGTGGTATGCTATTATCTCAATTAAAAGTTTCTATAAGACATTCAAATAAATCTAATTAA
- a CDS encoding ABC transporter substrate-binding protein codes for MKSKLTTLAIALLSCTLIFSACSGGSKTTSSDEGSAGSESKTRITEVIKAEKPDSVPAAAKNRKDTFIIGTTAPKGKFCPIYADSTYDQYVNRLVFNGLMLNDEKGNPVGDLAEKWEISQDGKIYTFHLKKGVKFSNGDELTADDVAFTYTSIADPKYDGPRMDAVEKIVGYKEYNKGDSKEFSGIKVVDPNTITFTYSQPKANAITSDFTYGIMSKKYYGFEKGGIKKLKDLFQKPIGSGPYTLTGYKAGQEVDFEKNTKYFKGEPKIKNIIMKVTTAETNIQELSAGGTDMDLITANPENIQMIKDAGFLNMQLFPDNGYTYIGMNMRLDMFKDQKVRQALMYSLDRKGFTDAFYKGYGEVINIPQTVVSWAYTTDVNKYDLNLDKANKLLDEAGWVKKDDGFRYKDGKKFTIHLMLSNSNKRFSDIFVPLAKENWNKVGVELIPEIVEFSTMAEKVYDKQEFEMYSMGWSLDIDPDPSGIFAIAQDTLGGSNSVGWRNEEAEKLLVQGSIETDREKRKEIYTKWYKIANEDLPYLFLCQRKDLWAVSSRVKNMNVSPYIEWWVGIEKVELAN; via the coding sequence ATGAAAAGCAAGTTAACAACTCTTGCAATTGCACTATTGTCTTGTACATTGATTTTTTCAGCGTGCAGTGGGGGAAGCAAGACCACTTCTTCAGATGAAGGATCTGCTGGAAGTGAATCAAAGACAAGAATCACTGAAGTTATTAAGGCAGAAAAACCTGACTCTGTGCCAGCTGCTGCAAAGAATAGAAAGGATACGTTCATAATAGGTACAACAGCACCTAAAGGTAAATTCTGTCCAATCTATGCAGACAGCACTTATGATCAATATGTAAATAGGCTTGTGTTCAATGGATTAATGCTAAATGATGAAAAAGGTAACCCGGTGGGAGACCTAGCTGAAAAGTGGGAAATATCCCAGGATGGTAAGATTTACACCTTCCATTTGAAAAAGGGTGTTAAATTCTCAAATGGTGATGAGCTTACTGCAGACGACGTAGCTTTCACTTATACATCCATTGCAGACCCAAAGTATGATGGACCTAGAATGGATGCTGTTGAAAAAATAGTTGGATATAAAGAATATAATAAAGGTGATTCAAAAGAGTTTTCAGGAATAAAAGTAGTGGATCCTAATACTATTACTTTTACCTATTCACAGCCAAAAGCAAATGCAATCACTTCTGACTTTACCTACGGCATAATGTCTAAAAAGTATTATGGCTTTGAAAAAGGTGGAATAAAAAAACTTAAGGATTTATTTCAAAAGCCTATAGGCTCAGGACCATATACATTGACAGGCTATAAAGCGGGTCAAGAAGTGGACTTTGAGAAAAATACAAAATACTTTAAGGGTGAACCAAAGATTAAAAATATAATAATGAAAGTTACTACTGCAGAAACAAATATTCAAGAATTAAGCGCAGGCGGAACAGATATGGATTTAATAACTGCAAATCCTGAAAATATCCAAATGATAAAAGATGCTGGCTTCTTAAATATGCAGCTGTTTCCAGACAATGGATACACATATATAGGAATGAATATGAGATTAGATATGTTTAAGGATCAAAAGGTACGTCAAGCTCTTATGTATTCCTTGGATAGAAAAGGCTTTACAGATGCATTTTATAAGGGATATGGAGAAGTAATAAATATACCACAAACAGTAGTATCCTGGGCATATACCACAGATGTAAATAAATATGATTTAAATTTAGATAAAGCTAATAAACTCCTTGATGAAGCAGGATGGGTTAAAAAAGATGATGGCTTTAGATATAAGGATGGAAAGAAGTTTACAATTCATCTTATGCTTTCTAACAGTAACAAGAGATTCTCAGATATATTTGTGCCACTGGCAAAAGAAAACTGGAATAAAGTAGGTGTAGAACTTATTCCTGAAATAGTAGAGTTCTCTACAATGGCAGAGAAGGTTTATGATAAGCAAGAATTTGAGATGTATTCAATGGGATGGTCACTAGATATTGACCCAGATCCTTCAGGTATTTTTGCTATAGCACAAGATACACTTGGTGGTTCAAATAGTGTAGGCTGGAGAAATGAAGAAGCTGAAAAGTTACTTGTTCAAGGTTCAATAGAAACAGACAGAGAAAAGAGAAAGGAAATATATACAAAGTGGTATAAGATAGCCAATGAAGATCTTCCATATCTATTCCTTTGTCAAAGAAAGGATTTATGGGCTGTAAGCTCAAGAGTTAAGAATATGAATGTTTCTCCTTATATTGAATGGTGGGTAGGAATAGAAAAAGTAGAGTTAGCAAACTAA
- a CDS encoding LuxR C-terminal-related transcriptional regulator, whose amino-acid sequence MSDISILLADDQAIIRDGLKIMLNMEENFNVVGTCENGRLIHGFIDQISPKVVLMDILMQGELQIETIRQLKQRYRDIVIIVLTTIEDDEIILQTLAAGASGYFLKNMPSCSFMQAIRDCVNGNVSLPLSISIKLTNKLFNLSSKLQEKEKICIMDLSDREKEIAQLMVQGLSNKRIASVFYITEGTVKNYISNIYSKIGINDRTQAVLYLRQLGMQ is encoded by the coding sequence ATGAGTGATATAAGTATCTTATTAGCAGATGATCAGGCTATAATAAGAGATGGATTAAAAATAATGCTGAATATGGAGGAAAACTTTAACGTTGTAGGAACTTGTGAAAACGGAAGACTTATTCATGGATTTATAGACCAGATTTCTCCAAAAGTGGTTTTGATGGATATTCTAATGCAGGGCGAACTCCAGATAGAGACAATAAGGCAGTTAAAACAAAGGTATAGGGATATTGTAATAATTGTTTTAACAACTATAGAGGATGATGAAATAATACTTCAGACACTAGCGGCAGGGGCTTCAGGTTATTTTCTGAAAAATATGCCGAGCTGCAGCTTTATGCAGGCAATAAGGGACTGCGTAAATGGAAATGTATCACTCCCTTTAAGTATATCAATAAAGCTTACAAATAAACTGTTTAATTTAAGTTCTAAACTTCAGGAAAAAGAAAAGATATGCATTATGGATCTATCAGATAGGGAGAAAGAAATTGCCCAACTCATGGTACAAGGTTTATCTAATAAAAGAATTGCTTCAGTTTTTTACATTACAGAAGGTACTGTGAAGAATTATATAAGCAATATATATAGCAAAATTGGAATAAATGATAGAACTCAGGCGGTTTTATATCTTAGACAGCTTGGAATGCAGTAA